The proteins below are encoded in one region of Nonomuraea helvata:
- a CDS encoding DUF2809 domain-containing protein: MPRLPLFCVAVLTVAAGVGVRALFDGPVPKYAGDALYTVLIYMLVVLILPRIRPWVAAALSAGASWVIEFAQLGEIPAVLRPLLGSTFNPPDLFWYAVGAAAAWAAHTLWLRRTG; encoded by the coding sequence GTGCCCCGCCTGCCCCTTTTCTGCGTAGCCGTCCTGACCGTCGCAGCCGGTGTGGGAGTGCGCGCGTTGTTCGACGGACCTGTGCCGAAATACGCGGGCGATGCCCTCTACACCGTGTTGATCTACATGCTCGTGGTGCTGATCCTCCCCAGGATCAGGCCCTGGGTGGCGGCGGCGCTTTCGGCCGGGGCGAGCTGGGTGATCGAGTTCGCCCAGCTCGGGGAGATCCCGGCCGTGCTGCGGCCACTGCTGGGCAGCACGTTCAACCCGCCCGACCTCTTCTGGTACGCGGTGGGCGCCGCGGCGGCCTGGGCCGCGCACACGCTCTGGCTACGAAGGACGGGATGA
- a CDS encoding HelD family protein, translated as MANRQDSLAEALDSEQRTVAWLYGRLDVARERAQAALREVYGRAGGTRQAMVEREAMASEHARRLAQLNAVERGLCFGRIDDASGAGTYVGRIGLRDESHESVLIDWRAPAARPFYVATATDPGGLVRRRHLHLKDRMVVGIDDEVFDLERMSDGDRRSLVGEAALLAALRRSRTGRMGDVVATIQTEQDRVIRSSLQGALVVQGGPGTGKTVAALHRAAYLLYTHRDTLERRGVLVVGPNPMFLRYISQVLPALGETQVVMTTVEEMFPGVRVSAADTPAAAMVKGDVRMAEVVARALELRQGVPQGDLVVELDGLSLRVPRERCLRLRERAQAVRLPHNMARKLYVTELLKELAKAEARALEESLHIEELVIEDEPELSQPLDLEGDLDELDLELASQRLWGEPVVRRAVDELWPELTPQRLISELLSSFDTLWAVAPSGLEWHELLRSPEAGWTVGDVPLLDEAAELLGEDDSARRVAARRASREQAEQELYAREVLQTTGVLEEGVFDRADVLAERHADDGPALTTADRAAADRTWAYGHVIVDEAQELSPMAWRMIMRRVPAKSLTVVGDLAQTGSAAGARSWGEVLDPFLAGRWRVERLLVNYRTPVEIMAVAADVLRAFAPDQDPPESVREGGAPPRAVRMPLSGLPGLVAEELALIGEGRVGVVSSDARHAAVSALFPDGDLDAPVVALTVGQAKGLEFDAVVVVDPAGILGQSPMGGQDLYVAVTRATRRLTVVHEGDLPEVLSRLATESTT; from the coding sequence ATGGCTAATCGTCAAGATAGTCTCGCGGAAGCCCTTGACAGCGAACAGCGCACTGTGGCGTGGCTGTACGGCAGGCTCGACGTCGCCAGGGAGCGGGCGCAGGCGGCGCTGCGTGAGGTGTACGGCAGGGCCGGCGGCACCCGCCAGGCGATGGTCGAGCGCGAGGCGATGGCCTCCGAGCACGCCAGGAGGCTGGCCCAGCTGAACGCGGTCGAGCGCGGCCTGTGCTTCGGCCGCATCGACGACGCCTCGGGCGCCGGCACGTACGTCGGCAGGATCGGGCTGCGCGACGAGAGCCACGAGTCGGTCCTGATCGACTGGCGGGCCCCTGCGGCGCGGCCGTTCTACGTGGCCACGGCCACCGACCCGGGTGGCCTGGTGCGCCGCAGGCACCTGCATCTGAAGGACCGCATGGTGGTCGGCATCGACGACGAGGTGTTCGACCTGGAGCGGATGAGCGACGGCGACCGGCGCTCGCTCGTGGGCGAGGCGGCGCTGCTCGCGGCGCTGCGGCGTAGCAGGACGGGCCGGATGGGCGACGTGGTGGCCACCATCCAGACCGAGCAGGACCGGGTCATCCGCTCCTCGCTGCAGGGGGCGCTGGTGGTGCAGGGCGGGCCGGGCACCGGCAAGACGGTGGCGGCGCTGCACCGGGCGGCGTACCTGCTCTACACCCACCGCGACACGCTCGAGCGGCGCGGCGTGCTGGTGGTGGGGCCCAACCCGATGTTCCTGCGCTACATCAGCCAGGTGCTGCCGGCGCTGGGGGAGACGCAGGTGGTGATGACCACGGTCGAGGAGATGTTCCCGGGGGTGCGGGTGAGCGCTGCCGACACGCCGGCGGCGGCGATGGTCAAGGGCGACGTGCGGATGGCGGAAGTGGTCGCCCGCGCCCTGGAGCTGCGTCAGGGAGTGCCCCAGGGCGACCTCGTGGTCGAGCTGGACGGGCTGAGCCTGCGGGTGCCCCGCGAGAGGTGCCTGCGGCTGCGCGAGCGGGCGCAGGCGGTGCGCCTGCCGCACAACATGGCACGCAAGCTGTACGTCACCGAGCTGCTCAAGGAGCTGGCCAAGGCCGAGGCCCGGGCCCTGGAGGAGTCGCTGCACATCGAGGAGCTGGTCATCGAGGACGAGCCGGAGCTGTCGCAGCCGCTCGACCTGGAGGGCGACCTGGACGAGCTGGATCTGGAGCTGGCCTCGCAGCGGCTGTGGGGCGAGCCGGTCGTACGGCGGGCCGTGGACGAGCTGTGGCCGGAGCTGACGCCGCAGCGGCTGATCTCCGAGCTGCTGTCGTCGTTCGACACGCTGTGGGCCGTGGCGCCCTCGGGCCTGGAGTGGCACGAACTGCTGCGTTCGCCGGAGGCCGGGTGGACGGTCGGTGACGTGCCGCTGCTGGACGAGGCGGCCGAGTTGCTGGGCGAGGACGACTCCGCCCGCCGGGTGGCGGCCAGGCGGGCCTCGCGGGAGCAGGCCGAGCAGGAGCTGTACGCGCGGGAGGTCCTCCAGACGACCGGCGTGCTGGAGGAGGGCGTCTTCGATCGCGCCGACGTGCTGGCCGAGCGGCACGCCGACGACGGGCCGGCCCTGACGACGGCCGACCGGGCGGCGGCGGACCGGACGTGGGCGTACGGTCATGTGATCGTGGACGAGGCGCAGGAGCTGTCGCCGATGGCCTGGCGGATGATCATGCGGCGGGTGCCGGCGAAGTCGCTGACCGTGGTGGGCGACCTGGCGCAGACCGGGTCGGCGGCGGGCGCGCGCTCGTGGGGGGAGGTGCTGGACCCGTTCCTGGCGGGGCGCTGGCGCGTGGAGCGGCTGCTGGTCAACTACCGCACGCCGGTGGAGATCATGGCGGTGGCGGCGGACGTGTTGCGGGCGTTCGCGCCGGACCAGGATCCGCCGGAGTCGGTACGCGAGGGCGGCGCGCCGCCGCGCGCGGTGCGCATGCCGCTGTCGGGGCTGCCGGGCCTGGTGGCGGAGGAGCTGGCCTTGATCGGCGAGGGCCGGGTGGGCGTCGTTTCCTCCGACGCCCGCCACGCGGCGGTGTCCGCGCTCTTCCCCGACGGGGACCTGGACGCGCCCGTGGTGGCGCTGACGGTGGGGCAGGCCAAGGGGCTGGAGTTCGACGCGGTCGTGGTGGTGGATCCGGCGGGCATCCTGGGGCAGTCGCCGATGGGAGGCCAGGATCTGTACGTGGCGGTGACGCGGGCGACGCGGCGGCTGACGGTGGTGCACGAGGGGGACTTGCCGGAGGTGCTGTCCCGGCTGGCTACGGAATCTACAACGTAA
- a CDS encoding MarR family transcriptional regulator, translating into MSDEREDLIRRITETQRGMGRLFAQHQSPLFSSNLTIRQLHVVMLLSLNGSASGQDLAHHLGVSLGTVTGIVDRLVAQGLATRHEDPQDRRVRRVELSPAGTALIEEINNAGFEHYRRILDHLDTDTLRSLEQVTRTIRAVADKLYNT; encoded by the coding sequence GTGAGCGACGAACGCGAAGACTTGATCCGCAGGATCACCGAAACACAGCGTGGCATGGGGCGACTGTTCGCCCAGCACCAATCCCCCTTGTTCTCCTCCAACCTCACCATCCGGCAGCTCCACGTCGTCATGCTCCTGTCCCTCAACGGCTCCGCCTCAGGACAGGACCTCGCCCACCACCTCGGCGTCAGCCTCGGCACCGTCACCGGCATCGTCGACCGCCTCGTCGCCCAGGGCCTCGCCACCCGGCACGAGGACCCCCAGGACCGCCGCGTCCGCCGCGTCGAACTCTCCCCCGCGGGCACCGCCCTGATCGAGGAGATCAACAACGCCGGCTTCGAGCACTACCGCCGCATCCTCGACCACCTCGACACCGACACCCTCCGCTCCCTGGAGCAGGTCACCCGGACCATCCGCGCGGTGGCCGACAAGCTCTACAACACCTGA
- a CDS encoding efflux RND transporter permease subunit, translating to MTAFARLSLLNRSLVILVAVVISAFGAFTIPQLKQQLLPSLSFPGAFVVAPFPGASPEIVEDQVTKPIEESFQGLAGMEQMTSTSKEGLAQIQVAFEYGTDVESSLNKMQQAISRVTLPDGVDPQVVAGNTDDIPVVVLAVGDGGDERAMADKLRRIVVPELQGVEGVREAQVTGTRDEVVTIEPDAKKMAAAGVSAAQIPDVLKANGTPIPAGTLTSDGKSLTVQVGARVDSVAKLKDLYLTPAQPAAVPQQQGQQQGQSQTRPPTGQTARPGQGQPSQSAFPQQQAKPKPLKPVKLGDVAEIKQGLADATTITRTDGTSSLGVSVTMTPDGNAVSISHDIRAKLPDLTKALGDGSDTAVSVVFDQAPYVEESIRSLTTEGLLGLAFAVLVILVFLLSVRSTLVTAVSIPLSVVIALIVLWAGDYSLNMLTLGALTIAVGRVVDDSIVVLENIKRHLAYGEARLQAILAAVREVSGAVTASTLTTVAVFAPIAIVGGMVGELFGPFSVTVAVALLASLVVSLTVVPVLAYWFLKTPELTPEQARKQREEAEAKELRSPLQRAYLPVLRFATRFKLTTVLIGVAVFVATMGLAGGLQTNFLDSSGQNTISLSQKMPVGTDLATTDKAAQKVEGVLKDLDGVETYQVNVGGGNAMQGGAVGGGADRASYSVTIKEGSDADKVQQVLRDRIKELSGVGEVKVGGAGGGGFSSDSIDVIVQAPDAETLRTAADTVKTAMGEVSGLRDVSSNLEASAPRVEVAVDREKAAERGLSEAQVGQSVAQAFRGAPLGQITLDGRASDLVLRGADAPDDIKAIKDLKLATASGMVKLSSVADVRQVAGPTQVTRIDGERSATVSGKVADAGNLGSVTQALTAKLNGLALTAGATYEIGGASAQQADAFSDLGLAMLAAIAIVFLIMVATFRSFVQPLILLVSIPFAATGAVGLLVATDTALGVPALIGMLMLIGIVVTNAIVLIDLINQYREQGMGVVEAVIEGGRRRLRPILMTAVATICALTPMALGVTGSGGFISQPLAIVVIGGLISSTLLTLVLVPTLYTMVERAKERMRRKPAEPKPEEKVLTPAS from the coding sequence ATGACCGCATTCGCCCGGTTGAGTCTGCTCAACCGCAGCCTTGTGATTTTGGTCGCGGTCGTGATCAGCGCGTTCGGCGCGTTCACGATCCCGCAGTTGAAACAGCAGTTGCTGCCGTCTTTGAGCTTTCCCGGCGCGTTCGTGGTCGCGCCGTTCCCCGGCGCCTCGCCGGAGATCGTCGAGGATCAGGTCACCAAGCCGATCGAGGAGTCCTTCCAGGGCCTGGCCGGCATGGAGCAGATGACCTCGACGTCGAAGGAGGGCCTGGCGCAGATCCAGGTGGCCTTCGAGTACGGCACCGACGTCGAGTCGTCGCTGAACAAGATGCAGCAGGCCATCAGCAGGGTCACCCTCCCGGACGGAGTGGACCCGCAGGTGGTCGCGGGCAACACCGACGACATCCCGGTGGTGGTGCTGGCGGTGGGCGACGGCGGCGACGAGCGGGCGATGGCCGACAAGCTGCGCCGGATCGTGGTGCCGGAGCTGCAGGGCGTGGAGGGCGTACGGGAGGCCCAGGTCACCGGCACCCGCGACGAGGTGGTGACGATCGAGCCGGACGCCAAGAAGATGGCGGCGGCGGGCGTGTCGGCCGCGCAGATCCCCGATGTGCTGAAGGCGAACGGCACGCCGATCCCGGCGGGCACGCTGACCTCTGACGGCAAGTCGCTGACGGTGCAGGTGGGCGCGCGGGTCGACTCGGTGGCCAAGCTGAAGGACCTGTATCTGACCCCGGCCCAGCCGGCGGCCGTCCCCCAGCAGCAGGGTCAGCAGCAGGGCCAGTCCCAGACGCGGCCCCCGACGGGGCAGACGGCGCGGCCGGGTCAGGGGCAGCCGAGCCAGTCGGCCTTCCCGCAGCAGCAGGCCAAGCCGAAGCCGCTCAAGCCGGTGAAGCTGGGCGACGTCGCGGAGATCAAGCAGGGGCTGGCGGACGCGACGACGATCACCCGTACGGACGGCACGTCGAGCCTGGGTGTGTCGGTGACGATGACGCCCGACGGCAACGCGGTGTCGATCTCGCACGACATCCGCGCCAAGCTGCCGGACCTGACCAAGGCGCTGGGCGACGGCTCGGACACGGCGGTGTCGGTGGTGTTCGACCAGGCGCCGTACGTGGAGGAGTCGATCCGGAGCCTGACGACCGAGGGCCTGCTGGGGCTGGCGTTCGCGGTGCTGGTCATCTTGGTGTTCCTGTTGTCGGTGCGTTCGACGCTGGTGACGGCGGTGTCGATCCCGCTGTCGGTGGTGATCGCGCTGATCGTGCTGTGGGCGGGCGACTACTCGCTGAACATGCTGACGCTGGGCGCGCTGACGATCGCGGTGGGCCGGGTGGTGGACGACTCGATCGTGGTGCTGGAGAACATCAAGCGGCATCTCGCCTACGGCGAGGCCAGGCTGCAGGCGATCCTGGCGGCGGTGCGCGAGGTGTCGGGGGCGGTGACGGCCTCGACGCTGACGACGGTGGCGGTGTTCGCGCCGATCGCGATCGTGGGCGGCATGGTGGGCGAGCTGTTCGGCCCGTTCTCGGTGACGGTGGCGGTGGCGCTGCTGGCCTCGCTGGTGGTGTCGCTGACGGTGGTGCCGGTGCTGGCGTACTGGTTCCTCAAGACGCCGGAGCTGACGCCGGAGCAGGCGCGCAAGCAGCGTGAGGAGGCCGAGGCCAAGGAGCTGCGCTCGCCGTTGCAGCGGGCCTACCTGCCGGTGCTGCGGTTCGCGACCCGGTTCAAGCTGACGACGGTGCTGATCGGGGTGGCGGTGTTCGTCGCCACGATGGGCCTGGCGGGCGGGTTGCAGACGAACTTCCTGGACTCCTCGGGCCAGAACACGATCTCCCTGTCGCAGAAGATGCCGGTCGGTACGGATCTGGCGACCACCGACAAGGCCGCCCAGAAGGTGGAGGGCGTGCTGAAGGACCTGGACGGCGTGGAGACGTACCAGGTGAACGTGGGTGGCGGTAACGCCATGCAGGGTGGCGCGGTCGGCGGCGGCGCGGACCGGGCGTCGTACTCTGTGACGATCAAGGAGGGGTCCGACGCGGACAAGGTGCAGCAGGTGCTGCGCGACCGCATCAAGGAGCTGTCCGGCGTCGGCGAGGTCAAGGTGGGCGGTGCCGGCGGGGGCGGGTTCTCCTCCGACTCGATCGACGTGATCGTGCAGGCGCCCGACGCCGAGACGCTGCGCACGGCGGCCGACACGGTCAAGACCGCGATGGGCGAGGTGTCGGGGCTGCGTGACGTGTCGTCCAACCTGGAGGCCAGCGCGCCGCGGGTCGAGGTCGCGGTGGACCGGGAGAAGGCGGCCGAGCGCGGGCTGAGCGAGGCGCAGGTCGGGCAGTCGGTGGCGCAGGCGTTCCGCGGGGCGCCGCTGGGTCAGATCACCTTGGACGGCCGCGCGAGCGACCTGGTGCTGCGTGGCGCGGACGCGCCGGACGACATCAAGGCGATCAAGGATCTGAAGCTGGCGACCGCGTCCGGGATGGTGAAGCTGTCGTCGGTGGCGGATGTGCGGCAGGTGGCCGGGCCGACTCAGGTGACGCGGATCGACGGTGAGCGTTCGGCGACGGTGTCGGGCAAGGTGGCCGACGCGGGGAACCTGGGCAGCGTGACGCAGGCGCTGACGGCGAAGCTGAACGGGCTGGCGCTGACCGCGGGCGCCACCTACGAGATCGGCGGCGCGTCGGCGCAGCAGGCGGACGCGTTCTCCGATCTGGGGCTGGCGATGCTGGCGGCGATCGCGATCGTCTTCCTGATCATGGTGGCGACGTTCCGCAGCTTCGTGCAGCCGCTGATCCTGCTGGTGTCGATCCCGTTCGCGGCCACGGGCGCGGTCGGGCTGCTGGTGGCGACCGACACGGCGCTGGGCGTGCCGGCGCTGATCGGCATGCTGATGCTGATCGGCATCGTGGTGACGAACGCGATCGTGCTGATCGACCTGATCAACCAGTACCGCGAGCAGGGCATGGGCGTGGTGGAGGCGGTCATCGAGGGCGGCCGGCGCAGGTTGCGGCCGATCCTGATGACGGCGGTGGCCACGATCTGCGCGCTGACGCCGATGGCGCTGGGGGTGACGGGGTCGGGCGGGTTCATCTCGCAGCCGCTGGCCATCGTGGTGATCGGCGGTCTGATCAGCTCGACGCTGCTCACCTTGGTCCTCGTTCCGACGCTCTACACGATGGTGGAGCGGGCCAAGGAGCGGATGCGGCGCAAGCCGGCCGAGCCCAAGCCGGAGGAGAAGGTCCTCACCCCGGCCTCCTGA
- the purB gene encoding adenylosuccinate lyase — translation MTAKPRTPRIPNVLASRYASPELARLWSPDYKIVAERRLWLAVLRAQAELGVAVPEGAIDDYEKVVEQVDLDSIAARERVTRHDVKARIEEFNALAGHEQVHKGMTSRDLTENVEQLQVRDSLLLVRDRVVALLARLAGLAVEHEATVIAGRSHNVAAQATTLGKRFATAADELLVAYRRLEELIGRYPLRGIKGPVGTAQDMLDLLGGDRGKLAELEGRVAAHLGFSERFTSVGQVYPRSLDFEAVSALVQLAAAPSSLAKTIRLMAGHELVTEGFKEGQVGSSAMPHKMNTRSCERVNGLAVVLRGYASMAGELAGDQWNEGDVSCSVVRRVALPDAFFAFDGLVETMLTVLDEFGAFPAVISAELDRYLPFLATTKMLMAAVRAGVGRETAHELIKEHAVAAALAMRSRGAANELLERLAGDARFPLERDQLEGLLADRVSFTGAAAEQVREVAQRVGEVVAAHPQAAAYRPGAIL, via the coding sequence GTGACCGCCAAGCCGCGTACACCGCGTATCCCGAATGTCCTGGCCTCCCGTTATGCCTCGCCGGAGCTGGCCCGTCTGTGGTCTCCCGACTACAAGATCGTCGCTGAGCGGCGGTTGTGGCTGGCGGTGCTGCGGGCGCAGGCCGAGCTGGGGGTGGCGGTTCCCGAGGGCGCGATCGACGACTACGAGAAGGTGGTCGAGCAGGTCGATCTCGACTCGATCGCGGCCCGTGAGCGGGTGACGCGCCACGACGTGAAGGCGCGCATCGAGGAGTTCAACGCGCTGGCCGGGCACGAGCAGGTGCACAAGGGCATGACCTCGCGCGACCTGACGGAGAACGTCGAGCAGCTGCAGGTGCGCGACAGCCTGCTGCTGGTGCGTGACCGGGTGGTGGCGCTGCTGGCGCGCCTGGCCGGCCTGGCCGTGGAGCACGAGGCGACGGTGATCGCCGGCCGTTCCCACAATGTGGCGGCGCAGGCCACGACGCTGGGCAAGCGGTTCGCCACGGCGGCCGACGAGCTGCTGGTGGCCTACCGGCGGCTGGAGGAGCTGATCGGCCGCTACCCGCTGCGCGGTATCAAGGGCCCGGTCGGCACCGCTCAGGACATGCTCGACCTGCTGGGCGGCGACCGCGGCAAGCTGGCCGAGCTGGAGGGGCGGGTGGCCGCCCATCTGGGGTTCTCCGAGCGGTTCACGAGCGTGGGGCAGGTCTACCCGCGGTCGCTGGACTTCGAGGCGGTCAGCGCGCTGGTGCAGCTGGCGGCGGCGCCGTCGTCGCTGGCCAAGACGATCCGGCTGATGGCCGGGCACGAGCTGGTCACCGAGGGGTTCAAGGAGGGGCAGGTCGGCTCGTCGGCGATGCCGCACAAGATGAACACCCGCTCCTGCGAGCGGGTCAACGGCCTGGCCGTGGTGCTGCGTGGTTACGCCTCGATGGCGGGCGAGCTGGCGGGCGATCAGTGGAACGAGGGCGACGTGTCGTGCTCGGTGGTGCGGCGGGTGGCGCTGCCGGACGCGTTCTTCGCCTTCGACGGGCTGGTGGAGACGATGCTGACGGTGCTGGACGAGTTCGGTGCCTTCCCGGCGGTCATCTCCGCGGAGCTGGACCGCTATCTGCCGTTCCTGGCGACGACGAAGATGCTGATGGCGGCGGTGCGGGCCGGGGTGGGCCGGGAGACGGCGCACGAGCTGATCAAGGAGCACGCGGTGGCGGCGGCGCTGGCGATGCGCTCGCGCGGCGCGGCCAACGAGCTGCTGGAGCGGCTGGCCGGCGACGCCCGTTTCCCGCTGGAGCGCGACCAGTTGGAGGGGCTGCTGGCCGATCGGGTGTCGTTCACCGGCGCGGCGGCCGAGCAGGTGCGGGAGGTCGCGCAGCGGGTGGGCGAGGTCGTGGCGGCGCACCCGCAGGCGGCCGCGTACCGGCCCGGCGCGATCTTGTAA
- a CDS encoding GNAT family N-acetyltransferase — MLRELTDTGQVRQACGDDDLLMWAAQGLRGGARAWAFGDAVVAAAPGASRRDRLAVWGGVSCAVELVGHALAELGPSYRPFGERELVGEVTAKLDGLEPAGTFSWMSLSALQRPAPDGVGWLEPAADAEVAALLAADAPDSYAVPGWAGVSRWAGVRVEGELAAVAADAWSAPTVGLLAGVATRARFRGRGLAERVCRWVSRELLTGYGRAALMVDDDNAAAITVYERIGYRRRRVLASRVTP, encoded by the coding sequence ATGCTGCGTGAGCTGACCGATACCGGGCAGGTGCGCCAGGCGTGCGGTGACGACGACCTGCTGATGTGGGCGGCGCAGGGCCTGCGCGGGGGAGCGCGGGCGTGGGCGTTTGGCGACGCGGTCGTGGCCGCCGCGCCGGGCGCGTCGCGGCGCGACCGGCTGGCCGTGTGGGGCGGCGTCTCGTGCGCGGTGGAGCTGGTGGGCCACGCGCTCGCCGAGCTGGGGCCCTCCTACCGGCCGTTCGGGGAGCGGGAGCTGGTGGGCGAGGTCACGGCGAAGCTGGACGGTCTGGAGCCGGCCGGGACGTTCTCCTGGATGAGCCTGTCCGCCCTGCAGCGGCCCGCTCCTGATGGGGTGGGGTGGCTGGAGCCGGCCGCCGACGCGGAGGTCGCGGCGCTGCTGGCGGCCGATGCGCCCGACTCGTACGCGGTGCCCGGCTGGGCCGGGGTGAGCCGGTGGGCGGGCGTGCGCGTGGAGGGTGAGCTGGCGGCGGTGGCGGCGGACGCGTGGTCGGCGCCCACCGTGGGCCTGCTGGCCGGGGTCGCCACCCGGGCGCGTTTTCGCGGCCGGGGGCTGGCCGAACGGGTGTGCCGGTGGGTGTCGCGCGAGCTGCTGACCGGCTACGGGCGGGCGGCGCTGATGGTGGACGACGACAACGCGGCGGCCATCACCGTCTATGAGCGGATCGGCTACCGGCGCCGGCGCGTGCTGGCCTCCCGTGTGACTCCCTGA
- a CDS encoding DUF4037 domain-containing protein, producing MSRAFYGEVVAPLVPGVAHSAALIGPGSEVLEFDTARSADHDWGPRVLVFVAAESVAEVRAKVAAGLPERFRGFPTVFGYHGSVQPGVTVTELGAWLAERLGFDPRGGVSLLDWLSVPWQSLAEVTRGEVFHDGLEGGALEAARAALRWYPPDVWRYVLACQWRRIAQEEPFPGRCGEVGDELGSAVVGARLAREVMRLALLLRRRYPPYAKWLGSALARLPGSAELGECLGAAVAARSWRERQEGLSGAYARVAALQNRVALAEPLDGRVRGFFDRPFEVIGGDRFAEALMAAVSDPVIRDLPVVGCVDQLSDSTDLLVQPGRARRVTAAALGLEI from the coding sequence TTGTCGCGCGCCTTTTACGGCGAGGTGGTGGCGCCCTTGGTGCCCGGGGTGGCGCACAGTGCGGCGTTGATCGGGCCGGGGTCGGAGGTGCTGGAGTTCGACACCGCCCGCTCGGCCGACCATGACTGGGGGCCGCGGGTGCTGGTGTTCGTGGCCGCGGAGTCGGTGGCCGAGGTGCGGGCGAAGGTGGCGGCGGGCCTGCCGGAGCGTTTCCGCGGCTTTCCGACCGTGTTCGGCTACCACGGCAGCGTGCAGCCCGGGGTGACGGTGACGGAGCTGGGGGCGTGGCTGGCGGAGCGGCTGGGCTTCGACCCGCGGGGCGGGGTGTCGCTGCTGGACTGGCTGTCGGTGCCGTGGCAGAGCCTGGCCGAGGTGACGCGGGGCGAGGTGTTCCACGACGGGCTGGAGGGCGGCGCCTTGGAGGCGGCCAGGGCGGCACTGCGCTGGTATCCGCCGGATGTGTGGCGGTATGTGCTGGCGTGTCAGTGGCGGCGGATCGCGCAGGAGGAGCCGTTCCCCGGCCGGTGCGGCGAGGTGGGCGACGAGCTGGGCTCGGCGGTGGTGGGGGCGCGGCTGGCGCGTGAGGTGATGCGGCTGGCGCTGCTGCTGCGGCGGCGCTACCCGCCGTACGCGAAATGGCTGGGCAGCGCGCTGGCGCGGCTGCCGGGCTCGGCGGAGCTGGGGGAGTGCCTGGGGGCGGCGGTGGCGGCCCGCTCCTGGCGGGAGCGGCAGGAGGGGCTGTCGGGCGCGTACGCGCGGGTGGCGGCGCTGCAGAACCGGGTGGCGCTGGCCGAGCCGCTGGATGGGCGGGTACGGGGCTTCTTCGACCGGCCGTTCGAGGTGATCGGGGGTGACCGGTTCGCCGAGGCGTTGATGGCGGCGGTGTCGGATCCGGTGATCCGGGACCTGCCGGTGGTGGGGTGTGTGGACCAGCTGTCGGATTCGACGGATCTGCTGGTGCAGCCTGGGCGGGCGCGGCGGGTGACGGCGGCGGCGTTGGGCCTCGAAATCTAG
- a CDS encoding SRPBCC domain-containing protein has translation MNENLTIHPNGRTTLHMQRHLPHPPEKVWRAITDPQHLAHWFPATVTIDGDHITYAFGPDGHITENNPPHVFAHTWGDDELRWEIHPDGATASILTLTHTFTDHHGAASFATGWHTCIRALRATLDDRPTPHTADKQPADFARLHEDYIAILGLDPATAHHGDAHVERQLTRPADDIWHLLNGHDATIGAPPPEPFTTPGLQTGAVTRTETAKLLEYDTPTGPVRWELTQGTGQGARLIVTHTGDTTTLDAWRIRVEELASSLVS, from the coding sequence ATGAACGAAAACCTCACCATCCACCCCAACGGCCGCACCACCCTCCACATGCAACGCCACCTCCCCCACCCACCCGAAAAAGTCTGGCGCGCCATCACCGACCCCCAACACCTCGCCCACTGGTTCCCCGCCACCGTCACCATCGACGGCGACCACATCACCTACGCCTTCGGCCCCGACGGACACATCACCGAGAACAACCCACCCCACGTCTTCGCCCACACCTGGGGCGACGACGAACTCCGCTGGGAGATCCACCCCGACGGCGCCACCGCCAGCATCCTCACCCTCACCCACACCTTTACCGACCACCACGGCGCCGCCAGCTTCGCCACCGGCTGGCACACCTGCATCCGCGCCCTGCGCGCCACCCTCGACGACCGCCCCACCCCGCACACCGCCGACAAACAACCCGCCGACTTCGCCCGCCTCCACGAGGACTACATCGCCATCCTCGGCCTCGACCCCGCCACCGCCCACCACGGCGACGCACACGTCGAACGCCAGCTCACCCGGCCCGCCGACGACATCTGGCACCTGCTCAACGGCCACGACGCCACCATCGGCGCCCCGCCACCCGAGCCCTTCACCACACCCGGCCTCCAGACCGGAGCGGTCACCCGGACCGAGACCGCCAAACTCCTGGAGTACGACACGCCGACCGGCCCCGTCCGCTGGGAGCTCACCCAAGGCACCGGCCAGGGCGCACGCCTCATCGTCACCCACACCGGCGACACCACGACCCTCGACGCCTGGCGCATCCGCGTCGAGGAACTGGCCTCCTCGCTCGTCAGCTGA
- a CDS encoding metalloregulator ArsR/SmtB family transcription factor produces the protein MRFDVLADPNRRHILDLLLQHPRSVGDITHHLGLTQPATSKHLRILREAGLVTVRKDAQRRWYELRPTPLAEIDAWLTPYRKLWNHTLDRLEQHLDTMEDDQ, from the coding sequence ATGCGCTTCGACGTGCTCGCCGACCCCAACCGCCGCCACATCCTCGACCTCCTCCTCCAACACCCCCGCAGCGTCGGCGACATCACCCACCACCTCGGCCTCACCCAACCCGCCACCAGCAAACACCTGCGCATCCTCCGCGAAGCCGGACTCGTCACCGTCCGCAAAGACGCCCAACGCCGCTGGTACGAACTCCGCCCCACCCCCCTCGCCGAAATCGACGCCTGGCTCACCCCCTACCGCAAACTCTGGAACCACACCCTCGACCGACTCGAACAACACCTCGACACCATGGAAGACGACCAATGA